A part of Doryrhamphus excisus isolate RoL2022-K1 chromosome 8, RoL_Dexc_1.0, whole genome shotgun sequence genomic DNA contains:
- the zbtb38 gene encoding LOW QUALITY PROTEIN: zinc finger and BTB domain-containing protein 38 (The sequence of the model RefSeq protein was modified relative to this genomic sequence to represent the inferred CDS: substituted 1 base at 1 genomic stop codon): protein MAAMSDCNXNLMDSLHPHTVLSKLNEQRSQGLFCDVIIVVEDVKFRAHKNILAACSSYFKNALTTETWSSNHQVLELMDLKSEVFACVLNFIYSSKVTSACADSNGELVAAGKKLGISFLAKLSEQERQDKNQNVPESVKVANRSATAVRKHPQEETTRLEEIDGARGPRITNAFSITEVCPGNNPFTPVEEGRQSPDEGQLPASCPTSSSSNGSNETSHTFSEHSYALNQVTEEKSQTGQWAPKSGTLESKQPTYNNTGPLKKRHRLHGAFRNILPTQSEEPHAEKTNPLTSTLAEGAAFGSPLDKNKPKGAVVPLANGHAQMDSNPRTLSPHTEDSISIYGCEQCPEIFTNEALLAVHSEVHKKCSVSHLFCKFCDKKFIHLKRLRNHEQNCAKSVRGKTEQECSDIAVTEVDLRSGSVLRENIRTNLFSVDKPTTGNLLPDQLEPPKAENLKRPNNGQRRYNCSVCKRVYVTLSSLKRHENVHSWQRAYPCHYCNKVFALAEYRTKHEIWHTGERRYQCIFCLETFMTYYILKNHQKSFHGIDPTLAIKRKSANGGLKASVYPIKLYRLLPMKFRKRQYKTYSQTYSEGDDGDYQAPLESNPLSPQLEASNHPDGVALPLTFMATTTTVAPFMPRISVDKPCETNIHSTLYQNYHQKDTEHEGSPLRKFDSVVPLQPDPDASPTDNNPIDVINSHHIGQNVTFLKSLNTVDKLSELSASAKSVEKMTNEMLQSSTEKSRLERTPGTKTQTYIAKPVCPGPSADGDAIPLCQITVKIGDEAIIRRRIKGSKLFPRRKRKIRELEEVESDSRVHSTGDNFESPRLRLRPDLTGIISETYDDANECDVADKPWRPYYSYKSKKKRKKLRFKHGQALFHHYNDSVRTDTSADEDRLDGVLGGSGEVKRFHRSCSPRTTYNCDICDSSFITETGLRAHVIGSHPYFCRTCGKQGPPGETPGGNDYICNICMENGSCFDNSPRSPIPEKKFRCSFCPQRFLYLATKRSHEKKHQDSNEEGYPIRPCSEYSDNPSEDNNQNCIKTEEDDNQESSHIKYEEKGHFPIIKTKTEDTTELIALTNQDMTYTHIKRSLSSHTEPMFTLTPSKMKHKMKKHSLHRGSKQGPQRKDADRTSWKQKV, encoded by the coding sequence atggccGCAATGTCTGACTGCAATTAGAACCTGATGGATAGTCTTCACCCTCACACCGTGCTCAGCAAGCTCAACGAGCAGCGCTCACAAGGCCTTTTTTGTGACGTGATTATTGTGGTGGAGGATGTGAAGTTCCGCGCCCACAAGAACATCCTGGCGGCTTGCAGTAGCTACTTCAAGAATGCTCTGACGACTGAGACGTGGAGTTCTAACCATCAGGTGTTGGAACTGATGGACCTTAAGTCGGAGGTTTTTGCCTGTGTCCTCAACTTCATCTATTCCTCTAAAGTGACATCAGCTTGTGCCGACAGCAACGGGGAACTTGTAGCAGCAGGGAAAAAACTCGGTATTTCATTTTTAGCAAAGCTTTCAGAGCAAGAAAGGCAggataaaaatcaaaatgttcCAGAATCTGTTAAAGTCGCAAACCGGAGCGCAACTGCGGTGCGTAAACACCCACAGGAAGAAACCACCAGGCTCGAGGAGATCGACGGTGCCAGAGGACCACGAATCACCAACGCTTTCTCTATCACCGAGGTGTGTCCTGGGAACAATCCATTCACCCCGGTCGAAGAAGGAAGGCAGTCGCCAGATGAGGGGCAACTCCCTGCAAGTTGCCCGACATCCTCCAGCAGCAACGGGAGCAACGAAACCAGCCACACCTTCTCGGAGCATTCGTACGCTCTTAATCAAGTAACTGAAGAAAAGAGTCAGACCGGTCAATGGGCGCCTAAGTCAGGAACATTGGAGTCCAAGCAACCGACTTACAACAACACGGGCCCACTCAAAAAACGCCACAGGCTACACGGTGCTTTTCGCAATATACTTCCGACACAAAGCGAAGAGCCACATGCAGAAAAAACAAATCCTTTAACGTCAACATTAGCTGAGGGTGCAGCTTTCGGGTCTCCGCTCGACAAAAACAAGCCTAAAGGCGCCGTGGTTCCTTTGGCTAACGGTCACGCGCAAATGGACTCAAACCCTCGGACTCTTTCCCCTCACACGGAAGACAGCATCTCAATCTACGGATGCGAGCAATGTCCAGAGATTTTCACAAACGAAGCTCTCCTCGCCGTTCACTCCGAAGTACATAAAAAGTGTTCGGTTAGTCATTTGTTTTGCAAGTTTTGCGACAAAAAATTCATACACCTCAAGCGGTTACGCAACCACGAGCAGAACTGTGCGAAGTCGGTGAGAGGGAAAACCGAACAAGAATGCAGTGACATCGCTGTCACAGAAGTGGACCTCCGTTCAGGTAGCGTATTGAGAGAGAATATCAGAACGAATCTTTTTTCTGTCGACAAGCCCACGACCGGGAATCTTCTTCCCGATCAATTAGAGCCTCCGAAGGCTGAAAATCTAAAAAGGCCAAATAATGGTCAAAGGAGATACAACTGCAGTGTGTGTAAACGTGTGTATGTAACACTTTCCAGTCTGAAGCGGCATGAGAATGTACATTCCTGGCAGAGGGCTTATCCCTGTCATTATTGTAATAAAGTATTTGCACTGGCGGAGTATCGAACCAAGCATGAAATCTGGCACACGGGCGAACGCCGCTACCAATGTATTTTCTGCCTGGAAACATTCATGAcgtattacattttaaaaaaccaTCAGAAGTCTTTTCATGGAATCGATCCGACACTTGCCATTAAGCGAAAATCTGCCAACGGTGGTCTGAAAGCGAGTGTTTATCCAATCAAACTATACCGGCTTCTGCCGATGAAGTTCAGGAAAAGGCAATACAAGACATACAGTCAAACATATTCAGAAGGTGACGACGGAGATTATCAAGCTCCGCTGGAGAGCAATCCTCTCAGTCCTCAGTTGGAAGCCAGCAACCATCCCGACGGCGTTGCGTTGCCTTTAACATTCATGGCAACGACAACAACGGTAGCACCGTTCATGCCTCGAATCAGTGTCGATAAGCCCTGTGAAACAAATATTCACTCCACTTTGTACCAGAATTATCACCAGAAAGATACTGAACATGAAGGTTCACCCTTGAGGAAATTTGACAGCGTAGTCCCTTTGCAACCAGATCCCGACGCATCCCCGACGGATAATAACCCTATTGACGTAATCAACTCGCATCACATCGGTCAAAATGTGACATTCCTAAAGTCACTGAATACAGTTGATAAGCTCAGCGAGTTATCCGCGTCTGCAAAAAGTGTCGAGAAAATGACTAATGAAATGTTGCAGTCAAGTACCGAGAAGTCGAGACTCGAACGGACACCGGGAACCAAGACTCAAACCTACATCGCCAAACCTGTATGCCCGGGTCCATCCGCAGATGGCGACGCAATTCCGCTCTGCCAGATAACGGTCAAAATCGGCGACGAAGCCATCATTCGCCGCAGAATCAAGGGATCCAAGCTCTTCCCGCGAAGGAAACGGAAGATAAGAGAACTGGAGGAAGTGGAGAGCGATAGCCGAGTCCATTCAACGGGGGACAATTTTGAGAGCCCCAGGTTGCGCCTCAGACCGGATCTTACCGGTATAATATCTGAGACATATGATGATGCCAATGAGTGTGACGTAGCTGACAAGCCTTGGCGTCCGTACTATTCTTACAAATCGAAAAAGAAGCGAAAGAAGCTGAGGTTCAAGCACGGGCAAGCTTTGTTCCACCATTACAATGATTCAGTTAGAACCGATACCAGTGCCGACGAGGACCGATTGGACGGTGTCTTAGGCGGGAGCGGAGAAGTGAAACGCTTTCACAGAAGTTGCAGCCCAAGGACAACGTACAACTGTGACATTTGCGACAGCTCTTTTATCACCGAGACCGGTTTAAGAGCACACGTTATCGGTTCCCATCCGTATTTCTGTCGTACTTGCGGTAAACAAGGTCCCCCCGGGGAGACACCCGGTGGCAACGACTACATCTGCAACATCTGTATGGAAAACGGCTCCTGCTTTGATAATTCACCCCGTAGCCCCATCCCGGAGAAGAAGTTCCGCTGTTCGTTCTGTCCTCAGCGGTTTCTCTACCTCGCTACCAAGAGAAGCCATGAGAAGAAACACCAGGATTCAAATGAAGAAGGTTACCCCATTCGACCGTGTTCGGAATATTCAGACAACCCGAGTGAGGACAACAACCAAAACTGCATCAAAACAGAAGAGGATGACAATCAAGAAAGTTCTCACATAAAATACGAAGAAAAAGGACATTTCCCGATAATAAAAACCAAAACCGAGGACACAACTGAGTTAATAGCTTTGACAAATCAGGACATGACGTACACCCACATTAAACGTTCTTTATCATCCCACACTGAGCCGATGTTCACTTTGACACCTTcgaaaatgaaacataaaatgaaaaaacattctttgcatCGAGGCTCAAAACAGGGACCCCAAAGGAAAGACGCTGATAGGACATCTTGGAAGCAAAAAGTCTGA